One genomic window of Candidatus Nitrospira inopinata includes the following:
- a CDS encoding Tll0287-like domain-containing protein, with protein MKRLVCLLISLSVWLASPFPGEARTQQEESELTARYLTILLNVGRLVVERNQQLINDPEKGEKGFTSESFEREVVDEFFQQTGIDLKRLPPHLPVLAKELLPILLESGKHVVADAQLVINQRGIGYKNFIPATFGSQTSRRFSSRSRVTLKQTTLNPRNPKNAPDAYEERVLKRLAAQPASHDPIAEWVDGGRTLRMMTPIYYSEDCLTCHGSPAGILDVSGYPREGAREGDLAGAISVQIPASPP; from the coding sequence ATGAAACGGCTCGTCTGCTTGCTCATTTCGTTGAGCGTCTGGCTCGCGTCGCCCTTCCCAGGTGAAGCGCGGACGCAACAAGAGGAAAGCGAGCTCACCGCCCGCTATCTCACCATCCTTCTGAACGTGGGACGGCTCGTGGTGGAGCGCAATCAACAGCTGATCAATGATCCCGAAAAGGGCGAGAAGGGCTTCACCTCCGAGTCGTTTGAGCGGGAAGTCGTCGACGAGTTTTTTCAACAAACCGGCATCGATCTCAAGCGCCTTCCGCCTCACCTTCCCGTTCTGGCGAAAGAACTGCTGCCGATCTTATTGGAATCGGGCAAGCACGTGGTGGCCGACGCCCAGCTCGTCATCAATCAACGAGGCATCGGCTATAAAAATTTTATTCCCGCCACGTTCGGCAGCCAGACGTCACGCAGGTTTTCAAGCCGCTCGCGGGTCACGCTCAAACAAACGACGCTCAACCCGCGAAACCCCAAAAACGCTCCGGACGCCTACGAAGAGCGGGTCTTGAAGCGTCTTGCGGCGCAACCGGCCTCTCACGATCCCATCGCGGAATGGGTCGATGGGGGGAGGACTCTTCGGATGATGACGCCGATTTATTACTCGGAAGATTGCCTAACGTGTCATGGAAGCCCGGCCGGAATCTTGGATGTGTCGGGCTATCCGCGTGAAGGCGCCCGTGAAGGCGATCTTGCCGGCGCCATCAGCGTCCAAATTCCGGCCTCGCCGCCGTGA
- a CDS encoding Hsp20/alpha crystallin family protein: MALMTKLKELIPWKRKPVETHEVISLRDDINRLFDRFLTSPFDASWPRLAGGGSEIEMEETDEEVILRIDVPGLDPKRLDVKIRNGSLHVAYEDEREWREKDGAGFGRRYAAFHRTVGLPDGLDASKAEATCKHGVLTVRIPWTPEAKDRARTIEVSVD; this comes from the coding sequence ATGGCACTGATGACGAAACTAAAAGAACTGATCCCTTGGAAACGCAAACCAGTCGAGACGCACGAGGTCATTTCGCTGCGCGACGACATCAATCGACTGTTCGATCGTTTTTTGACGTCGCCGTTCGACGCAAGCTGGCCCCGCCTCGCGGGCGGCGGGTCCGAGATTGAAATGGAGGAAACCGATGAAGAGGTGATCCTTCGCATTGACGTCCCGGGACTGGATCCGAAACGGCTGGACGTCAAGATCAGAAACGGCTCGCTTCACGTAGCCTACGAGGATGAACGAGAATGGCGTGAGAAAGACGGAGCAGGCTTCGGCCGTCGCTATGCGGCGTTTCACCGAACCGTCGGATTGCCCGACGGACTGGATGCCTCGAAAGCGGAGGCCACGTGTAAGCACGGTGTGTTGACCGTTCGTATCCCCTGGACGCCGGAGGCCAAGGATCGCGCTCGCACGATCGAGGTCTCGGTTGACTGA
- a CDS encoding chlorite dismutase family protein has protein sequence MANQDAPQSTTPQRRQYVNFAFYKVDPAWRRLPEEERARGKQEFIRAVEEYTGQVLVVPYSAVGIRGDCDFMLWRISYQLDLFQDMSAKLLASGLGKYLTTPYSYLAMTKRSVYIDHHSHEGQEGKRLTVVPGKSRYIFVYPFVKTREWFLLTKAARQGMMDEHIEVGHRFPSVKLNTTYSFGLDDQEWVVAFESDKPEDFVDLVMALRETEGSRYTLRDTPIFTCIRKSLKETLDTLGG, from the coding sequence ATGGCTAATCAAGATGCTCCCCAATCAACGACACCGCAGCGGCGGCAGTATGTGAATTTTGCGTTTTACAAGGTGGATCCGGCGTGGCGGCGATTGCCGGAGGAGGAGCGGGCTCGGGGCAAGCAGGAGTTTATCCGGGCGGTGGAGGAGTACACGGGACAAGTGCTGGTGGTGCCGTATTCGGCGGTGGGGATTCGGGGGGACTGTGATTTCATGTTGTGGCGGATCAGTTATCAATTGGATCTGTTTCAAGACATGAGCGCCAAGTTGCTGGCGTCGGGCCTGGGGAAATATCTGACGACGCCGTATTCGTATTTGGCGATGACGAAGCGGTCGGTCTACATTGACCATCACAGTCATGAAGGGCAGGAGGGGAAGCGGCTGACGGTGGTACCGGGCAAGAGCCGGTATATTTTTGTGTATCCGTTTGTGAAGACGCGGGAGTGGTTTTTGCTCACGAAGGCGGCGCGGCAGGGGATGATGGACGAGCACATTGAGGTGGGGCATCGGTTTCCGTCGGTGAAGTTGAACACGACGTACTCGTTTGGGTTGGACGATCAGGAGTGGGTGGTGGCGTTTGAGAGCGACAAGCCGGAGGATTTTGTGGATCTGGTGATGGCGTTGCGGGAGACGGAGGGGTCGCGCTATACGTTGCGGGACACGCCGATTTTCACTTGTATTCGCAAGAGTCTGAAGGAGACCTTGGACACCCTGGGCGGCTGA
- the thiD gene encoding bifunctional hydroxymethylpyrimidine kinase/phosphomethylpyrimidine kinase, with the protein MSRTRKQVLTIAGSDSGGGAGIQADIKAMSANGVFAMSVITAVTAQNTEEVTDVFELPPAIVAAQIDAVFDDFDVAAVKTGMIGSAATVEVIASMLKPQNVVNLVVDPVMVSKSGHALLKSEAIDALRTHLFPLALVVTPNVQEAQQLSGIEITSLADARRAAKVIADFGCRYVLIKGGHLQADRATDVLYDGRFFNVFKGELIKTPHTHGTGCTFASAIAAHLALGKPIVDAVHAAKAYVTEAIRHGLAIGHGHGPTDHFYFLD; encoded by the coding sequence ATGTCGCGCACGCGCAAACAGGTGCTGACGATCGCGGGATCGGACTCGGGCGGAGGAGCGGGAATTCAAGCCGATATCAAGGCCATGTCCGCCAACGGCGTCTTCGCAATGTCGGTGATTACGGCCGTGACGGCCCAAAACACCGAAGAGGTCACAGACGTCTTCGAGCTGCCGCCCGCAATCGTCGCCGCCCAGATCGACGCCGTCTTCGACGATTTCGACGTCGCCGCCGTCAAAACGGGCATGATCGGCTCCGCGGCGACCGTCGAAGTGATCGCCTCGATGTTGAAGCCGCAAAACGTCGTCAACCTCGTGGTCGATCCCGTGATGGTCTCAAAGAGCGGCCATGCCCTCCTCAAGTCGGAGGCCATTGACGCGCTGCGGACGCATCTGTTCCCCCTGGCCCTGGTGGTGACCCCCAACGTGCAGGAGGCGCAACAACTCTCCGGGATCGAGATCACATCGCTGGCGGACGCAAGGCGGGCGGCAAAGGTCATCGCGGATTTTGGGTGCCGCTACGTCTTGATCAAAGGCGGGCACCTGCAGGCCGACCGCGCCACCGATGTGCTGTACGACGGGCGGTTCTTCAATGTCTTCAAAGGAGAGTTGATCAAAACCCCGCACACCCACGGGACCGGCTGCACGTTTGCGTCGGCCATTGCCGCCCACCTGGCGCTCGGTAAGCCGATCGTCGATGCCGTTCATGCCGCCAAGGCCTACGTGACGGAAGCCATCCGCCATGGTCTCGCCATCGGCCACGGACACGGCCCAACCGATCATTTTTATTTCCTCGACTGA
- a CDS encoding alpha/beta hydrolase — protein sequence MEERCSFDDRHGHTVASLLSAPDGGSDRVAVLCHGFLSSKTSTTNKTLTRILNERRIATFRFDFFGHGESQGPFELITNTVAVDQTLAAIDFVKHKGYRNIGLMGSSFGGLVAILTAAQRADLACLALKCPVVDFAEELRLEFGDEEMARWKATDTVPNILGGSDRVPLRYAFYEDCLRSIAYEPASAITAPTLIVQGDRDEHVPLHQSQKLYERLRVKKRLELIPGADHQFTKDEDFKRMTTLIADWLTEHLT from the coding sequence ATGGAAGAACGATGTTCGTTTGACGACCGGCACGGCCACACCGTCGCCTCGCTCCTGTCCGCACCGGATGGAGGATCGGACCGTGTCGCGGTGTTATGCCATGGATTTCTCTCTTCCAAAACCAGCACGACCAACAAGACGCTCACTCGCATCCTGAACGAACGGAGAATCGCAACGTTTCGCTTTGACTTCTTCGGACACGGCGAAAGTCAAGGTCCGTTTGAGCTGATCACGAATACCGTAGCGGTGGATCAAACGCTAGCGGCAATTGATTTCGTCAAACACAAAGGGTATCGGAACATCGGCTTGATGGGGTCCAGCTTCGGGGGACTGGTCGCGATTTTGACCGCCGCGCAACGAGCGGATCTTGCCTGCCTCGCGTTGAAATGTCCCGTCGTCGATTTTGCGGAAGAGTTGCGATTGGAGTTCGGCGACGAGGAGATGGCCCGCTGGAAAGCCACTGATACGGTGCCCAATATTCTCGGAGGCTCGGACCGTGTTCCTCTACGCTACGCCTTCTATGAAGACTGCCTCCGCTCCATTGCCTATGAGCCGGCGTCGGCCATCACCGCGCCCACACTCATTGTGCAGGGAGACCGGGACGAGCACGTTCCCCTTCATCAAAGCCAGAAGCTTTACGAACGACTCCGCGTGAAGAAACGCCTGGAACTGATTCCTGGTGCGGATCATCAGTTCACAAAAGACGAGGACTTCAAACGGATGACCACCCTCATCGCCGACTGGCTGACGGAGCACCTGACATAA